A DNA window from Calorimonas adulescens contains the following coding sequences:
- a CDS encoding type II toxin-antitoxin system RelE/ParE family toxin, translated as MQKYSVEILPPAWIELDEIAEYHLHTVGINSAKKVTDNIISALERLKQYPLSCPYVPDEELRMQEYRMLVCDKYVCIYKLIGNTVYVYHIVHGSKEYSALFKTK; from the coding sequence ATGCAGAAGTATAGTGTTGAAATCCTGCCACCAGCGTGGATAGAGCTTGATGAAATTGCGGAGTATCATCTCCACACCGTTGGTATTAATTCCGCAAAAAAAGTTACCGATAATATTATCTCAGCCCTTGAACGACTTAAGCAGTATCCACTGTCATGTCCCTATGTCCCCGATGAAGAATTAAGGATGCAGGAATACCGGATGCTTGTATGTGACAAATATGTTTGCATTTATAAGCTGATTGGCAATACGGTTTATGTCTATCACATCGTCCATGGCTCAAAGGAGTATTCAGCCTTGTTTAAAACAAAATAA